CGAAAACACTCTAACTGGAGCTAAagtcggtttttttttttaatttttagcgAATGCGGCACCCAATCTGCACAGCTTTCTGAAACCCAAGACTTAAGTCAAAATATTTTGTTCTTACGACCACgtggaaattaattgaattaaattaaattataaaaaagaTGTAccaaaataacaaacaaaaaattagaCTAGTCGTAACGCCCTCTCTTATCGAACCGCAAAACTTATTAAACGACCTTGTAGTGCTACTATAAACATACTATATACTTACTCTCACtcataaattatatatgtatacataaatatatacgaTACACATACATTATTTGTTCGCCTCAAACGGATTGACTGCATTCCTGCATTCCcatattcatttcattttattgttaaacaATTTAGTCATTAAACGCAGAAACAAAAtgatgcaaaaataaaaccaaagtAAACGAAAAACTTACCAATCCAATCAGTTTTTAATCTATGTTAGGGCAACCAAGTGCTGAACTATTCCCCTCAGCACTTGGGCCGTTGGCGAATCGGGCAACTCGTCCAGCACAGAAGCTGTCGAGCCGGCAAGCACGCCCACGCGTGGATCTATGGGCAGAGTGCCGAGATGTGGTATCTGAACGAGATGCGCCAGCTCCACGCCGCCGTTCGAGGAGAAGATATTGGTGCAGTTTGTGCAATTTGGGCAAACAAATCTGTGAAAAGTAAACGAAAGTCTCAGTAAGTTGATCAAAGCTGATAGGTGCCGCCGCCTCCATAAACCTGATCCTCACCCGCTCATATTCTCGACAATACCCAGTAGCTTGATGCCCGTCTTCTTGCAGAATGTGATCTCCTTGCGCACATCGTCCAGCGCCACGCTCTGTGGCGTTGTTACAATGATGGCCCCATTGCAGGGCACTTCACGCATGCACTCCATGACGGTTATATGCTCGTCGGAGGTGCCGGGTGGCGTGTCGATGATCAAATAGTCCAGCTCCTCCCACTTGACATCGGTGAGGAATTGGCGTATCATCATGGTCTTTTTGGGACCACGCCAAATCACGGGATCCGTGCGATTCTTTAGCAGAAATCCAATCGACATCACGGCCAGAGTTTTGCTCGCATCCGTGTAAATGGGGACCCAGCCTTCGTCGCACTGGTAAATATTGCTCCCCTCGAGGCCCAGCAAGAACGGTACACTGGGACCACACAGATCTATGTCCAGCAGGCCCACCTATAAGGAAAATACAACAATTACGCATCCGGTTTGCAGGTTCATTGTGAAATAGTTGGCCCGGCACTTGCCTTGTGTCCGGAGTGGCGTAGTGCCAGCGCCAGTTGTGTGCTAACAGTCGACTTTCCCACTCCACCCTTTCCAGAGAGCACTATAATCACGTTCTTAACTTTGTCCAACATAATATTGTCTTATTGTATATAATAATTCCAGAATTCTTTATTTCAACAAGTGTGCCTAAGTGTGCCATCAGCTGTTTACCAGCGCTGGGAGCGAAATTGCGACCGTCTGACAACACTGTCTTATCACTTTATGTGTACGGCAGTGCTttcagttcaggtgaaagatattgtggtttttttttttgaatagaTGGATCTACAAGACGAATTATGTACTATATGTACTATTTTCCATGGTTTAACTAAGTTTTTATCCTATTTAAGTAGGGGGAGGGTTAGTGGGCTGAAGTTGACTTCTTATCGATATACGAGACgatatattgttgttgaggcGCCAAAATTGGGGCAAAAACAATTAACGGAATTGCCGTCGCAGGAAAATaagtcaagtatttaaaacaagCCAGTCAGGTAGAACATTGAatcattaattggataaaattggGTGTGcagggctgagagatctatgtagctagtaatattccacggaatatcaaaagcGAGCAATATGGTatccaatccttgacggagaacaattaacccattgtaCCCCCAAGGCAGTACTTTAATAATCcgccaaaaaaaattaaaattgaataaatttttgcgctgttcaggtgaaagatatcgtggcTTTTTTTTAGTTCAGagtctacaagaagaatttgcAATCAGTAATATTTGACGCCATTCACctcaagtcgttgaactgtttaaatagagggggctaaGTGGGCTAAGCAGTCAAACTGTCACACTGCCGCGCGCATGTTAATTAACAACAATAGACATTGCTGGCAAAAGATTAAATAAAATCACATTGATTTAACAAAAATCGGGCATCTATGCGTGAGGCATTGCTGACAGCTGACACAGGACACGGACCAGGGCGATTTTGACAGCGGCAAAGCCGTAGAAATCAAGCCGACAACCGAATGTTGCGCAACCCGCTGCTCTCCCCGCATGTATTTGAgccaccaccacaccacccaTCAGCAGCAATCAGTCCGCCTAACaacgccgccaccgccagcgcCACCCCACCATCACGCCATCCGCTTACATCTGATAATCAA
The sequence above is a segment of the Drosophila pseudoobscura strain MV-25-SWS-2005 chromosome X, UCI_Dpse_MV25, whole genome shotgun sequence genome. Coding sequences within it:
- the Nubp2 gene encoding cytosolic Fe-S cluster assembly factor Nubp2 homolog; translation: MLDKVKNVIIVLSGKGGVGKSTVSTQLALALRHSGHKVGLLDIDLCGPSVPFLLGLEGSNIYQCDEGWVPIYTDASKTLAVMSIGFLLKNRTDPVIWRGPKKTMMIRQFLTDVKWEELDYLIIDTPPGTSDEHITVMECMREVPCNGAIIVTTPQSVALDDVRKEITFCKKTGIKLLGIVENMSGFVCPNCTNCTNIFSSNGGVELAHLVQIPHLGTLPIDPRVGVLAGSTASVLDELPDSPTAQVLRGIVQHLVALT